In the genome of Dendrosporobacter quercicolus, the window TTTAGCCGGCCCATAGAAGCACCAGTACTACCAGCAATTTTAACAGCGCTTTTTATTTTCGGACGAACAATATTTGCCGTAAAGATGATATAATAAAGTATAATAATCTTTGGTGTAAAGGAGCGTTCGTATGGAAGCACAAAAGAGCTTTTGGGCTATGGGGAAACGTCAGCAGGAAAGCTTTCTGGCCGAGACCACCCATGAGGCCATTGCCCGCACGCAGGCTTTAGGCCAGGCAACTTGCCATAAAGATGAAAAAGGACTGTACTTTTTAGCGCCTACAGGCGAAAAACGCTATGTGATTGCCAGAAAATACAAAGGCCGGAGACGGTCGGTCAAAGGTATGGACATATGGGCGAACAATACGCTCGTTTAGTGGTGATTGCCGGTCCCAACGGTTCAGGGAAAAGTACAATAACTGAAAAAATCTATGCGGCAAATCCCGGTGATTTGCCGTCTTTGTATATTAATGCCGATGAAATTGCCAAACAATATCAGCTAAAGGCGCTGGCGGCGGCCGAGGAGGCCGACCGGCTGCGCCGTACCGCCATTAGGCAGGGGCAGTCTTTTGCCATGGAAACAGTGATGTCGACAGATGCTAAAATTGCTTTGCTAAAGGCGGCAAAAGCGGCCGGGTATGTCATTTATTTTCTGTTTGTTACCACCCAGGATCCGATGATTAATGTGGAGCGGGTCCGCAACCGGGTGCTAAAGGGGGGCCACGATGTTCCCGCGGATAAAATCAGATCCAGATATCACCGGACGATGGCCCGGCTGGCTGAGGCCACGCGGATTGTTGATGTGGCGCGGATTTATGATAATTCCGGCGAAGGGCCGGTGCTGATTGCGGAGAAGCTGCCAAGCGGAGTGCTGGTGCTTTATCCGCAGGGGCGGCTGAGCCTGTGGACCGGTCAGGCCTTGCGAGCGATGTTTGGCCTGAATGGCTACAAAAGAGTCATGTTAAAGACAACCAAGAAAAGTAACCGTCCGCCGTCTTGCTAAGTTTGTAGCAAAACTACGGCTGCCTGCATATTTATATCCTGTAATTAACACGCGAGGCAAAGGCGCCTATAACACTGCTGTAAAGTGGTCTGATAGGCGCTCATTTCTTCTCGAAGGGGAGATGCATAACATGTGCGGCATTACTGGATGGATAGACTGGGACAATGATTTGGAGCAGGAGCGCGCTATTTTAGATGCAATGGTCGCAACACTGGCAGCCAGGGGGCCCGATGCATCCGGAACTTACGTTAAACCGGCGGTAGCGCTCGGTCATCGCCGGTTAAGCGTTGTTGACCTGGTCAATGGGGCGCAGCCGATGATCAGGCGGCGCGGCGACTGGAATTATGTCATTACGTATAACGGGGAGTTGTATAATACCCCCGAACTGCGGCAGGAACTGGAAGCCCGCGGCTATCACTTTACCACCAGCTCCGATACGGAGGTATTGCTGACAGCTTATATTGAATATGGTCCGGCGTGTGTCGAAAAACTGAATGGAATATTTGCTTTCGGCATTTGGGATGAACAGAAGGAACACTTATTTTTAGCCAGGGACCGCATTGGCGTCAAGCCGCTGTTTTATGCCGAGCGGGGCGGCAGGCTGCTGTTTGGTTCGGAATTAAAGGCCTTGCTGGCCAATCCGCTGGTGCAGCCGGAAATCGATGCCGCAGGATTAGCTGAAGTCTTTATGATTGGGCCGGCGCGGACGCCGGGTCATGGTATATTTCGCGATATTTACGAGCTAAAGCCCGGTCATTCGCTGCTGTATAACCGCAATGGAACACGGATCGTGCAATACTGGGCTTTGCACAGTAAGCCCCATGAAGATGATTTTACCCAGACAGTAAAGACTGTCCGCGAGTTATTGCTGGATACGGCCCAGCGGCAGCTGGTTGCTGACGTGCCGGTCTGCACGTTCCTGTCAGGCGGGCTGGATTCCAGCGCTCTTACCGCTCTGGCGGCCAATACTTACCGTCGTGACGGCTTAGGGCAGCTTCATACGTATTCGGTTGATTACCGCGACAATGAAAAATTTTTTCAGGCCAGCAGTTTTCAGCCTAATGCCGATGCGCCCTGGGTAAAGCGGATGGCGGAATATTTTCATACCAATCATCATGAAATTATCCTGGAGAATCAGGAATTGGCGCAAAGTCTGCCCCAGGCCGCCGTTGCGCGTGATTTACCGGGAATGGCTGATATTGATACATCGCTGTATCTATTTTCCCGGGAAATCAAAAAAGGCGCTACGGTAGCATTGTCGGGAGAGTGCGCTGATGAGGTCTTCGGCGGTTATCCCTGGTTTTATCGCGAGGAAATGATCAACGCAACGACCTTTCCCTGGGCGCCGCGGCCGGAAATAAGGTTAGACTGGTTATCGCCGGAATTTAAAGCCAGGCTCAATTTAAGCGACTATGTCAAACAACGCTACAGCGATGCCCTGGCTGAGGTTCCGCGCTTACCGGGGGAGGCGGCCGGCGCTGCCCGGATGAGGGAAATCTTTTATTTGAGCCTGACCCGCTGGATGCCTACCCTGCTTGACCGCAAAGACCGGATGAGTATGGCCTTCGGCCTTGAGGTCCGGGTGCCTTATTGCGATCACCGGCTGGTCGAGTATGTCTGGAATGTTCCCTGGGAAATGAAAAATTATCAGCAACGGGAAAAAGGGCTGCTGCGGTATGCGTTAACCGGGATATTGCCGGACGATGTGTTATGGCGGAAAAAAAGCCCTTACCCTAAAACGCATAATCCCGAATATCTGAACACAGTGCGGAAATGGGCGCTGGAGGTTTTGGACGATACGTCTTCACCGCTGCTGCCGCTGATTGATGCCGGCAAGATTAAGGCGATTGCCCAAACTGACCTGGCGGCTTCCAATATCCCCTGGTTTGGGCAATTGATGGGCGGGGCGCAGTTGTTTGCCTATCTGGTGCAGGCTGATGCCTGGATGCGCCGCTATAAAGTGAAAATTGTATAATCCTGGAGGGTGTCTCAACATGCAAGCCATGTGAGACCCCTTTTTTATTAGGCTGGACGCAACCGGCGCCTGCTATTGTATAATGCCAGTTTTAGCCAGTGACTAGTCAGTCAATTTGTGTTATGCTGGGAAAGGCAAGAAATTACTTATGCAGTCAAGCAGAGAGGATGAATACTGGATGCCGAAAAAATCGCTGAAAACTTTGGCTGTCGCAGGCTTACTGCTCTTCGTGATGTTAGTGGCCGGCTGCGGCGGCGGTTCGAATGCCAAGCGAATAACCGGACTTGAGCCGGATGGAGTGGTTAAAACCTTCGTTGACGCCGCTCAAAACAGCAAAATGAAGGAAGCCGGATTATATATATCGCCAGCTTCAAGCGGAAACGCTAAGACTGTGGTCAAGTTTCTGACCGGTGATTCAGGTTTGGCTCAACTGAAAAAGTCCAATGTAATGTCGGTCAAACAAGCCGCCCGCGAGGGCAATTATGCAGTCGTGGTTGCCACCCTGCAGGAGCAGGACACCTTTAATTTTACCGTTAAACCGGTAGGCTTGGAAAAAATCAAGGGTGAATGGTATATTGTGGATTTTGATCAAATCTACAATGACGCCAAATACCAAGCGCTGGAAAAACTGCTTAACAGCATTTGACGGTAAAACTGCCTCAATGATCAATTGGGGCAGTTTTTTTGCGTGTAAGCGAAAACCATATGGTTGGAAATTTACGGCTATGCAACGAAAAAAATTATTTTAAAATGAATGCAGGTTTGCGCTCCACAACCTAACCGATGGGTGCGCAGCTAATTGAGATAGTAAGTTTGCAGATAAAGTAGTTATAAATCCAAAATATTAGTATAATTTAAGTTTCCATTTTTTAGAGCAGTTTTCCTAAACTTATGACTTATATAAACTCGTAAACTGTTGATTTAATAGTGTTTATTCTTTTACTGGAGGACTATGGTTTTAATGTCCAATAGTATTATACAATTGGAAATCCGTGAATGTACTATAATGTTACAATGATGAAGATATCTATAAATAATGGTTGATTAATAGATAAATATATTTTATAATGAAAAAATAAGGAAAACAATGACAAACAAGGGAGGAAATGTAATGTGTGTTGATTAATTGAGGTTAAAGATAGATTGGATTATGGACAAGTTTGACAGAGTATTGCTTTGGCGGAGCTTTATCAAACCAGGAATCACAATGCTTTGGCGTTAACAGTGACGGCGAGCAGTTAATCACTATGTTTTCGTTATGCAATTTTGCGTAAGCGAGACCAGATGTCTGATTTGGATACCAAATTGGTCTATCACTATGTGTCTTAGCATAGCATGTCTGGTACTTAATATTGATTATGTTAGTGATATCATCTAATATAAAAAGTTCGAATAGTGCCTGTTGAGGCTCAAACTGAAGTTTTTGGGGCCTGGATTTTACCAAGAGTAAGCAGTATCGGCTATTATAAATCTTGTACCAGTAAATAGATTATTTAGATTATTAACAGTTTTCATCCTAATAACGAGGCAAACCCATAATCATAAGGCTTCTTGGCGGAAACAATGATTATAGGTCAGCAGCTGATAGCTTATGCTTATTTTCTTTGCCAATTTTACTATTAGTTAATATTGTATTTATATCAAATAATCTATCTATAAGTAGATTTAAATACTTTATCAATAAATGAGGAAGTAAGGTGAATGTTATGTAAATAATTAAATTTAGTAATAGAGAATAGCAGTGAAAATTATACATGGCAAAACCCATAATCATAAGGCTTCTTGGCGGAAACAATGATTATGGGTTGCAGCTAATAGCTTATACTATTTTGCTTTGCCAAATTTATTATAACATAATTTTGCGAAAAGTTAAATTTATATTTTAAATAATGTAAATTACAAGCGAGACTAACCTATGGAATTTTTATCCCAAAGTAAATACTTTATTAATGTTTAATTTGACGGAACTCCATTTACTCCAATTTTTGTAAATACCTTGTAGAAAGCTTATGTAGTTTGAAAAAATCATAAAGATTGAGAGGGAATTAAATATGGACTTTTCAATTGGGATAGGTATTACGAATAAGTGCAATTATAATTGCAGTCATTGCTATTCTCGGGAGGATCAAACTTTTGAACTTAAATATGAAGATGTAGAAAAACTTTGCAAGAACTTAGATATTACTGCTATTAATTTTGGAACAGGAGAAAGTGGATTACATTCTGAGTTTGATAAAATTACAGATTATGTATATAAGAAAGGAATAAAAATGGCCCTAACAACTAATGGTTATACAGTCGCATTGTTAGATGATAAACAGCTTAAACGATTTAATGATATTGATTTCTCATTAGATTTTGCTCAAAAAGACAATCACGATCAGTTTCGAGGATTAGGTGCCGCTAACTTAGTTGAAACTGGGATTGAAAGGTGTAAGCGACTGGGGGTAGAAGCTTCCTTTGCTTGTGCAATGATGAAAGAAAATTACAATGTAATGGATAAAATGGCTGAAAAGGCTAGGGGTATAGGCGTAAATCTTAGAGTAAATGTATATAAACCAGTTCATACACTTAAACACTTATTGACCTATGATGAATTTTGGGAAGGGGTAAAACGATTATTTAGCAATTCTAAGATAGTTTCTTGTAGTGAGCCAATCGTCAATGCATTAATCAGAAATAAAACATTGGATGGCGGGTCAAGGTGTGGCAAGAAAAGCTTGCGAATTCGGCCAGATGGCGGTATTGTCCCTTGTGTGTATTGGAATAAAAGCATGTCTAGTATTGATGAGTTAGTAGCAAATAAGAAAAAGTTTTCATATGAAGCATTTCTTCAATATATTGAAGAAGTAACTGAAGAAACCAAAGCTGTACCTGAGGAGTGTGCCGACTGCGATGTATTAGATATATGTCAAGGTGGTTGCGCGGCTCGAAGGCTTTACAATGATATGAATAAACCTGATTTATATTGCTTTAGATTATATGGTAAGCAGCCTCCAAACATTGATTTTGAATGGGGAGAATCAAAAGATCTTGTACATTCAGATTATCTGTGCACTATAATCGTACAATAACATTAGAAAGTAAAGGAGGTGTAATGTATGCGTAAAATTGCAATTTATGGTAAAGGTGGTATTGGAAAATCCACTACATCAGCAAATGTTTGTGCAGCACTTGCTGATAATGATTATAAAGTTTTACAGATTGGATGTGACCCTAAGCATGATTCGACGAGAACAATTGTCGGTGATTTTATCCCAACTGTATTGGATATTTGGACCGATAGTGAAAGAGAGGGCTTTGATATTACACGTAGTATGGTTCTGTTTAATGGTTACAAAAACATATCAGCTATTGAAGCTGGCGGACCGGAGCCCGGTGTAGGCTGCGCGGGACGTGGCATTATTCGTACGATGGATATTCTTGAGAATCTAAATATATTTGAAGAAGAGTACGACTTTGTATTGTATGACGTACTTGGTGATGTTGTCTGCGGTGGTTTCGCTAAACCTATACAATCCGGTTATGCAACGGAAATATATATTGTAACTTCGGGGGAGTTTATGGCATTATATGCGGCCAATAATATTGCGATAGCAGTTGAAAAAGTTGGTAAAAGCCGTGGTGTAAAATTAGGGGGGATAATCTGTAATTCAAGAAATGTTGATCAGGAATTTGAGCTGGTTTCTGAGTTTGCATCCAGAATTAATTCACAGATGATCCACTTTGTGAAAAGAGATCAACTTATACAAAAGTGTGAACGATTGGCTAAGACTGTTGTAGAAAAAGAAGGCAATTCAGAGGCGGCAAACGGTTATCGAGTATTGGCTCAAAAGATTGTTGGCAATAATCATTTTGCGATTCCAGCTCCTCTGTTTTTTCAGGAATTAGTAGATTTGTGTGAAAAGTATACTACCTAGCAGTACTCTGGCAATATGGAGAAGAAAGTAAATTATAGAACATCAATAGCTTTGCTTAGATAACGAATTGGGAGAAAAGATTTTAAGCTTCAGCTCGCAACGGGTTACCCCGATCTAGTAAGCGCAAATTTATAGGAGAATGTGAAAATAAATCAGTGATAATAAGATAATTTACTGTGTATTTCTCCGGGAACTATTACCGCAATTGAGCTTTGCTACAGGCTATTTATATTAGGGAGGAATGTACGTATGACGAGAGATGTAAAATGTGGAGCAATATCTCAGTATTATGGGACTTTAAAAGAGTTTAATAACAAGGTAAACCCAAATGAATGTAAGAGAGATGCAAAAAAGAACAATAAACACAAGGCTGTTTGTGATCTTTCTAGCTGTCCTATTGATGGTGCATATTTAACTTTATCAAAAATAGGTTCTTTGGTAATCTTATTTCACAGCCCTCCAGGCTGCTGTATGAGCCTGTGGATATTGTGGGGCGGAGCTTATTCATTAAAATCTATTGCGGGTTCCTCCAAAACAGCTGATTGTATAACACTATGTACAAATATGGATGAGCATGACGTGATTTACGGAGGAACAAATAAATTACGTCGTGCAGTTAGGGATATTAAAGCTAGGTTTAATCCTGAACATGTAGCAATATTGTCAAGTTGCTGTCCTGGAATTATTGGCGATGATATAGGTGAGGTAGTACAAGAGGCTAGAGAGCAGTTGAATTTAAACGTAGGATGGTTAGATACCTCTGGGTTCAAATCCTGGTATTGGCCAATCGGATATGATTTAGCTCACGATTATATTATTGAACACATAATGGAACAACCAGATGAAATTGAAGAATATACAATAAATATCATCCCTTACGGGAATGCTGCCAGTGTGGATGAAAAAGAATGTGCAAGACTTTTAACAGAGCTTGGACTAAAAGTGCAATTACCAATGTCTGTACCCCATACTTCAATAGCTAATGTAAAACGTGCACCTTATGCTAAAGCGAATACGATGTTGTGCTTAACATACGGATGGAATTTTTGTAAGAAGATGAACGAAAAATTTGGCACTGAATATTCAGAAGAGTCGCATCCAATAAGTATATACTTTACAAAAAGGTGGTTGAAAAGCATAGGGGGAATTTTTAAAAAAGACAAAGAAGTTGAGGTGCTTATTGAGAAAGAATTAGATGAAATTAAAATTGAATTGGCTTTTTTAAAAGAAAAATTGAGAGATAAAACAATTGCAATTACAGCAGGGCACGACAAGGCGCCTTCTTTGCTTGCTATGGCACTAGAGTTGGGTCTTAGAGTTTGCTATATTGGACTAATAACATATGATGATTTGGTAAGAGAAAAGATAAGAGATGTAACAGAAATGTTTGATTATGATGTGGAATTGTATGTTTTTCCGCAAACATATGAAGAAATTCCGTTGGTAAAGAAACATGACCCGGATGTCTATATTGGCCCAGCTGGCTTAACTCCGAAAAATGCATTGATGCAGTTATCTGCAGTTAGCACCCACTTCAATGATTTTATCGGTCCTTATTTTGGATTTAAAGGGCTGATTAATTTTGGAAAAGAAATACTACGTGCTACTAGTGATCCAGTACCGCGTTATGCTCCATTGGATTTCCTTATAACTGGCCGAGAACGTGTTTGCGGCGAAGAATGGTTTAAGAACTATATGAAAAGAGAGGTTTAAATGAAATCATATGAAATAGTCTCGGAAAAGTATTATGCTATCGAACCTTCACATTCGTGTGGTCTATCTGGAGGATTTTTAGGTACTTTAGGTTTTAGCAACAGCTCACTATTAGTTCACGGTTCATCAGGCTGTGGCTTTGCCATGCGCTATGGATTGTCCCAACACTGGAAAAGTTTTATTCCCTGTCCAGTAACGAGCTTTCATGAACGGGATGTAATCTTTGGAGGCGTTAAGCTTCTTAAACAAGGGATTGAGAAAATTGAACGAGTCAATACATCGGACATTTTATTTATATTAACCACATGCTCTTCAGAAATTATTGGAGATGATTTAGAAGAAGTAGCGATTCAAGAATCGGAGGACAGAAACAAAAAAGTAATAGTTGTAGAGGTTGGTGGAGCATCCGGGAATACCTTTGATGGTTATAATGACTTTTTATATAAAGTTGTGAAAGATTTTAATGAAAGATTTTGGTATCCTGGAAAAAATGAATATAAGAAAAATGATAAAAAGCAAATTGACATACTGGGACTTATCCCCCTCTATGATATGTTTTTTCGAGGTGATATGAAAGAAATTAAACGAGTACTTCAGAGGTTTGATATTAATGTAAATAGTTTTTTTACTGGAGATTGCTCGGTTGATAAGGTACAACAAATGTTTCATAGTGACCTTATTATTTCAATGTCTAATTTGATTGGGAAAAAAACAATAAACAAACTTAAAAAAGTTACTCAAGCATTAACCCATCAGTTCAGTATTGCCCCAATAGGGTTTGACTACACTAAAGAATTTTTTCTAAAAATAGGCTCACTGTTGAATGTTGACCGAGAACTAATTAAATCAGTATTGGAAGAGGAAGAATTAAAAGCAAGAAAACAGATGTTACGAGGGTTTGACTTTTCGAAGGTAATGTTTACATCAGGAAGAGTTGCAATAATCGGCGAACCTTCCAGGACAATAGCACTTACAAATTTTTTGTTAAATGAGTTGGGTATGAAGTCGGTAATTATTGCTTTTACCTCAAAAGTTCAAGAGTATGAGCTTGAAATACTAGATCAAATTCTCAAAGTACGTGACAATAGAGCAACTGTCTTGATTAAAGAGGACAATTATTTGATACGCCAATTGTTGTCTGAAACAAAGCCTAATCTTGTTTTTGGGAGAAGTATTGATCGTTTGAAAGATTTGAAAAAAACAGCACACATCACGTGGCAGTTTCCGGCTACTAATCGATTGGTCATCTATGATAAACCTTACTTAGGATTCACTGGTACTGTGTCAATTGTAGATGACATTGTAAATGCATTTTCTAGCTTATGGTATTAAAATGGTGGCTTAAGTTTGTTATAACAAATTTAGGGAGTGAGCGTATGGTAAATGAAATTAAGTCTAGTAAATTAAGTAATCAATACTTTTGGAAAGAAAATTTTGAAACTTTTGAGAATGAGGAAGCACTTAAGTATCATTATGGTGTAACACAATATCCATTTAACTTTTCTTTATATGACAAACTCGTAGAAAAAATAATAGATCCAATTCTATCGGAAAAAAAACAATTGCAAATTCTTGATGCAGGAGGAGGAACTGGTAAATGGTCAGTCTATTTTGCTAAAAAGGGACATCAAGTTACTTTAATAGATGTAGCAGAACCTATGTTGAAAGTGGCACGAGAAGTTGTTGAAAAAGAGAAATTGCTAAACAAAATTGTTATAGAAAAGGGTGATATAGTCCATTTATCGTATAAAGATCAAAGTTACGAATTCGTTTTTAGTGATAGAAATCCTATCTCGCACTGTGGACAAAAAGAAAATTCTTATCAATCTATAAGAGAACTTTATCGAGTCTTACGGAAGGATGGTATTATTTTTGGATGTGTATTGAATAGAATGAGAAAAGTTGCACAATTAGCGATGGAGTTAGATTTGGATAGAGCGCTCCAACTTACAAAGGAGGGAGACTTGCAGCGCGGTCAAAATGATTTTTCCCATTACTATTTAGCGGATGAACTCAAAGCCATTTTGCTTGATACAGGTTTTACCGATATAAAAATTTATCCAACCACTGTATTTACTGAGTTTATTCCTAATGCATGGCTTCTAGATGAAATTCCATTGGAAAAGCTTCTTAAGCTTGAACTATTGGCTAGAGAACGGCCAGATTTAATCAGTTATGGAGTAAGGTTTCATTTTATAGCGCGGAAAGATTAAACTGCAAATTTTCTAAGCGAGGTTAATATGGCAACTACATTTGAAGATGCATTAGTGGTGGGTATCCTGGATGCTAATATTTCAATGGCAACCGGTTATCCTGGCTTTCCAATAACCTCAATATTTGAAAAGGTGATTGAAAGATCCTTTCAAGCTTCAACTAAGATTGTAGCAACTTGGTGTATAAATGAATCCGTAGCATTAGGAAATGCTATCGGTGCATGTTTATCTGGTGCACGAAGTGTTGTATTTGTAAAGAATCACGGACTAAATACTATGCAAGACATGCTTATCAATTTATCATATTTGGGTACGCGGGCCGGTATGTTGATTATCAGTGCAGATGACATCGGTGTGAAGGCTTCACATAATGAATCGGATAGTAGATTATATGGCCCGCTTAACATGATTCCCGTTATTGAACCAGCAACTGTAAAAGATGCTTACCAGTATGTTTCTTACGGCCTAGAAGTAAGTGAAGATTATAAAACACCTGTGATCTTACGTATTTGTGGCAGTCAATTACAGCAGATAGGAGAGCTTAATGTAAGATTACAAAAGTCATATACGCCAATGTATAACTTTAAACCAAAAGATGGAAAATGCTACTACATTGGGCCCGATTATTATCGTCAAATGAAATTTTCAATGATAGAAAGAATTGAGAAAATAAAATCATTAAAAAATAACAATTTTAATAATTTTATTTTAGGCAATTGTGATATTGGAATAATATGTAGCGGAAATTCTTATAACAAGGTACTAAAAGTATTTCCTAATGCCAAAATATTCAAATTGGGTTTAGTGTATCCAATTATCTTAGAGGATCTAGAACAATTTTTTTCTCATGTTAATGATTTAAAGAAAGTGTGGATTATTGAAGAAACGGAAAATTTAATTGAATACCAAATTACAGAGTTTTTGTATAAAAAGACTTTTAAAAATTCTAATTCTCATAGTTTAAAAGAGGTGATAGGAAAAGATTCATTGTCAAAAGTAGGTGAAATAAGTGAGAAAGAATTAATGAAAATAATTGGTAATATGAATGATGGTGAAAGCTCAGAGAGTACAATTGGACACGAAAACAAGCAGTTCGTCAAATTATGTCCCGCTTGTCCGGCTAGAGCAATTTTATTAAGTTTAAAACTGTTAAATATAACTGCTATCGGAGATGCTGGTTGTACAGCTTTAGGCACACTTAATCCCTTTAAATCAGTGCATTGCTGTGTCTGTATGGGAGCAAGTATTCCTATTGCAGCAGGAATTAATCGCATAACTGAAAACAAGGTAGTCGCATTAATTGGAGACAGTGCTTTTTTTCATAGTGGCATCTTAGGGCTGCTAAATGAAATAGGTCATTCGACTAACCTATTAACTATTATTTTTAACAATAAAAATGCAGGAATGACAGGCGGGCAAATTGTTAATATTGGGACTCAAGACTGTGTAAATTCCAGTGATAAAATTAAAACAATTCTTCAAGCTGCCGGAGTGCTGAAGGAAAATGTTAAAGTAATTAAGGAGAGTCTTAATTTAACAAAAATTAAAAGTCAAATTTCGAAAATGTATCAAGAAAACAAGGGGAGTAAAGTTTTAATTATTGAAGGTCAGTGTCGCTACAACATTCGTGATATCTCGGATATTGCTATAAAAGTCGGTAATGCAGTAAAAATGATTAAAGGAAGTATGTTGGACCCAGGATGCTTTGCTTATCAAAAGGTAGACATGAATACGCATAAATTATATACAAAGTATTGTGGAAACTGTCGAATATGCGAAATTTTAGTCAACAAATAAACGATCATGTTTTCGATTTGTGTCATTCATATTGTAAATATGGTTTGGTTAGCCGAAATCTTTGATTTCACACATGAGAGGAGGCATATCTGTATTTGCTATATTCCTATAGTAATAAACCATTTTACAACTTAAAGAGCGTCTTATTCAGGTAATGAAAAATATTTTTAACCAATTACAAAAAATATCAGGGGCGTTAATCATAGGGATTTTATTTAAATGCTGACACGGCAACGAAAAATGGATTTTCATGTAAAAAACAATAAGTTTTACAAAATCCAAAATCAATGGAGGGTAAATAATGAGTAATAATCCACAAATACCTAGCTACTGGTACAATTTGAAATTTGATCAGGGTATCAATTTGGATCCAGTAAAACCTCAATTTGATGATTCGTATATGCGTTCTCAAAGCTTACTACTTGAAAGTGACCAATCATATGTAAAGATTCCTGATCCAGTAATGAGATTATATGAGCAGTATCGAGCAACTCCACTAAAACGTGCGATATATTTTGAGAAAGCCATTAATGCTAAAAGCAAAATTTACTATAAGTTTGAAGGACAAAATGCATCTGGAAGCCATAAACTGAATGGTGCAATACCCCAAGCACATTATAGCAAAATTGACGGTTTTGAAGAAATATGTACAGCTACGGGCGCCGGACAATGGGGAACTGCCGTAGCATATGCAGCACAAAAGTTTGAGCTAGCATGTACTGTTTTTATGACAGGATCAACCTATGATAGAATGCCGCAGAGAATTGCTTTAATGGAAATGTTAGGGGCCAAAGTAATCAGGAGTCCAA includes:
- a CDS encoding nitrogenase component 1, whose protein sequence is MTRDVKCGAISQYYGTLKEFNNKVNPNECKRDAKKNNKHKAVCDLSSCPIDGAYLTLSKIGSLVILFHSPPGCCMSLWILWGGAYSLKSIAGSSKTADCITLCTNMDEHDVIYGGTNKLRRAVRDIKARFNPEHVAILSSCCPGIIGDDIGEVVQEAREQLNLNVGWLDTSGFKSWYWPIGYDLAHDYIIEHIMEQPDEIEEYTINIIPYGNAASVDEKECARLLTELGLKVQLPMSVPHTSIANVKRAPYAKANTMLCLTYGWNFCKKMNEKFGTEYSEESHPISIYFTKRWLKSIGGIFKKDKEVEVLIEKELDEIKIELAFLKEKLRDKTIAITAGHDKAPSLLAMALELGLRVCYIGLITYDDLVREKIRDVTEMFDYDVELYVFPQTYEEIPLVKKHDPDVYIGPAGLTPKNALMQLSAVSTHFNDFIGPYFGFKGLINFGKEILRATSDPVPRYAPLDFLITGRERVCGEEWFKNYMKREV
- a CDS encoding AAA family ATPase translates to MRKIAIYGKGGIGKSTTSANVCAALADNDYKVLQIGCDPKHDSTRTIVGDFIPTVLDIWTDSEREGFDITRSMVLFNGYKNISAIEAGGPEPGVGCAGRGIIRTMDILENLNIFEEEYDFVLYDVLGDVVCGGFAKPIQSGYATEIYIVTSGEFMALYAANNIAIAVEKVGKSRGVKLGGIICNSRNVDQEFELVSEFASRINSQMIHFVKRDQLIQKCERLAKTVVEKEGNSEAANGYRVLAQKIVGNNHFAIPAPLFFQELVDLCEKYTT
- a CDS encoding radical SAM/SPASM domain-containing protein, which translates into the protein MDFSIGIGITNKCNYNCSHCYSREDQTFELKYEDVEKLCKNLDITAINFGTGESGLHSEFDKITDYVYKKGIKMALTTNGYTVALLDDKQLKRFNDIDFSLDFAQKDNHDQFRGLGAANLVETGIERCKRLGVEASFACAMMKENYNVMDKMAEKARGIGVNLRVNVYKPVHTLKHLLTYDEFWEGVKRLFSNSKIVSCSEPIVNALIRNKTLDGGSRCGKKSLRIRPDGGIVPCVYWNKSMSSIDELVANKKKFSYEAFLQYIEEVTEETKAVPEECADCDVLDICQGGCAARRLYNDMNKPDLYCFRLYGKQPPNIDFEWGESKDLVHSDYLCTIIVQ
- a CDS encoding zeta toxin family protein encodes the protein MGEQYARLVVIAGPNGSGKSTITEKIYAANPGDLPSLYINADEIAKQYQLKALAAAEEADRLRRTAIRQGQSFAMETVMSTDAKIALLKAAKAAGYVIYFLFVTTQDPMINVERVRNRVLKGGHDVPADKIRSRYHRTMARLAEATRIVDVARIYDNSGEGPVLIAEKLPSGVLVLYPQGRLSLWTGQALRAMFGLNGYKRVMLKTTKKSNRPPSC
- a CDS encoding nitrogenase component 1; translation: MKSYEIVSEKYYAIEPSHSCGLSGGFLGTLGFSNSSLLVHGSSGCGFAMRYGLSQHWKSFIPCPVTSFHERDVIFGGVKLLKQGIEKIERVNTSDILFILTTCSSEIIGDDLEEVAIQESEDRNKKVIVVEVGGASGNTFDGYNDFLYKVVKDFNERFWYPGKNEYKKNDKKQIDILGLIPLYDMFFRGDMKEIKRVLQRFDINVNSFFTGDCSVDKVQQMFHSDLIISMSNLIGKKTINKLKKVTQALTHQFSIAPIGFDYTKEFFLKIGSLLNVDRELIKSVLEEEELKARKQMLRGFDFSKVMFTSGRVAIIGEPSRTIALTNFLLNELGMKSVIIAFTSKVQEYELEILDQILKVRDNRATVLIKEDNYLIRQLLSETKPNLVFGRSIDRLKDLKKTAHITWQFPATNRLVIYDKPYLGFTGTVSIVDDIVNAFSSLWY
- the asnB gene encoding asparagine synthase (glutamine-hydrolyzing), with translation MCGITGWIDWDNDLEQERAILDAMVATLAARGPDASGTYVKPAVALGHRRLSVVDLVNGAQPMIRRRGDWNYVITYNGELYNTPELRQELEARGYHFTTSSDTEVLLTAYIEYGPACVEKLNGIFAFGIWDEQKEHLFLARDRIGVKPLFYAERGGRLLFGSELKALLANPLVQPEIDAAGLAEVFMIGPARTPGHGIFRDIYELKPGHSLLYNRNGTRIVQYWALHSKPHEDDFTQTVKTVRELLLDTAQRQLVADVPVCTFLSGGLDSSALTALAANTYRRDGLGQLHTYSVDYRDNEKFFQASSFQPNADAPWVKRMAEYFHTNHHEIILENQELAQSLPQAAVARDLPGMADIDTSLYLFSREIKKGATVALSGECADEVFGGYPWFYREEMINATTFPWAPRPEIRLDWLSPEFKARLNLSDYVKQRYSDALAEVPRLPGEAAGAARMREIFYLSLTRWMPTLLDRKDRMSMAFGLEVRVPYCDHRLVEYVWNVPWEMKNYQQREKGLLRYALTGILPDDVLWRKKSPYPKTHNPEYLNTVRKWALEVLDDTSSPLLPLIDAGKIKAIAQTDLAASNIPWFGQLMGGAQLFAYLVQADAWMRRYKVKIV